From Pedobacter indicus, a single genomic window includes:
- a CDS encoding sulfite exporter TauE/SafE family protein, with translation MEAEVIGFILAILVGISLGLIGSGGSILTVPVLVYVMSVEPILATAYSLFVVGATSLVGGVQNVINKQVDFKTVLIFGIPSIISVYLTRAFLMPLIPHELFSVGPLEITKPIALMVLFAIVMIFAAFSMIRPCPDCNNTDTGKIKYNYPMILLEGTVVGLLTGLIGAGGGFLIIPALVLLAKMPMKLAVGTSLFIIAAKSLIGFLGDVQSSQTIDWSLLLSFTGLSTLGILIGFYLSRKISGVKLKTAFGWFVLVMGIYILISELFLNHS, from the coding sequence ATGGAAGCAGAAGTAATCGGGTTCATTTTAGCCATTTTGGTTGGCATTTCGCTAGGACTTATCGGAAGTGGTGGTTCAATTTTAACAGTTCCGGTACTCGTCTATGTGATGTCTGTCGAACCTATTTTAGCAACGGCATATTCCCTTTTTGTTGTGGGAGCAACGTCTCTGGTGGGAGGCGTCCAAAATGTAATTAACAAGCAGGTCGACTTTAAAACCGTTCTCATATTCGGTATACCTTCCATTATCTCAGTTTACCTAACTCGTGCGTTTTTGATGCCTTTAATTCCTCACGAGCTGTTTTCTGTGGGACCCCTCGAAATCACGAAACCTATCGCCTTAATGGTACTTTTTGCCATTGTGATGATCTTTGCGGCCTTTTCGATGATTCGTCCATGCCCGGATTGTAATAATACAGACACGGGAAAAATCAAATACAACTACCCTATGATTTTATTAGAGGGAACAGTCGTCGGGCTACTAACTGGCTTGATCGGTGCGGGGGGAGGGTTCTTGATCATACCGGCCTTGGTGTTGTTGGCTAAAATGCCAATGAAGTTAGCCGTAGGGACTTCCCTTTTTATTATCGCAGCGAAGTCTTTGATAGGATTTCTGGGCGACGTACAAAGTAGTCAGACGATCGATTGGAGCTTGCTCCTTTCGTTTACGGGCCTATCCACTCTTGGAATACTAATAGGCTTTTATCTTTCAAGAAAAATCTCTGGTGTCAAACTCAAAACCGCATTCGGATGGTTTGTACTGGTTATGGGAATATACATACTTATCAGCGAATTATTTTTAAATCACTCTTAA
- a CDS encoding efflux RND transporter periplasmic adaptor subunit translates to MYKTSKHILFFFSVFLLVVSACSEAVDQTRQEDNVKPTVEIISPTLDQPFYTVNLPGELKPYEEVKIHAKIKGFVKKIHVDRGSLVRKGQLLAVLEAPEIMQQYLSAKSDEIKYDQEYIFAKQAYERLKKAGETGGAVAEIELDRALSELNAAKAAVEASKAQSGIPAQMNSYLRITAPFDGIVMERNVSEGALVGDNTGELFTLAQTDKLRLTIAVPEKYSQSVHKGMKVKFTVNSLPGDSFEAVLSRSGNVIQKDGRALLTEYDVINNTGNLNGGEYAQVQLQLQRSDKSVWVPTSSVIRTQSGNYVLKADHQQKVKRVAVVEGMRVDSLQEVFGEIDIADKLIKNASEELKEGSWVIFSSP, encoded by the coding sequence ATGTACAAAACATCAAAACATATACTATTTTTCTTTTCAGTTTTTCTTTTAGTAGTAAGCGCATGTTCAGAAGCAGTGGACCAAACAAGACAAGAAGACAACGTAAAACCGACCGTTGAAATCATTTCGCCCACTTTAGATCAACCATTTTATACCGTCAACTTGCCTGGTGAACTAAAGCCTTATGAAGAAGTGAAAATACATGCAAAAATCAAAGGATTCGTCAAGAAAATCCATGTAGACCGGGGTAGCTTGGTTAGAAAAGGACAGTTGCTTGCGGTTCTGGAAGCTCCTGAAATAATGCAACAGTATCTTTCTGCAAAATCAGATGAAATTAAATACGACCAGGAATACATTTTTGCGAAACAGGCTTATGAGCGATTAAAAAAAGCAGGCGAAACTGGAGGCGCGGTAGCCGAAATAGAATTAGACCGGGCCCTCAGTGAATTGAATGCTGCAAAAGCAGCTGTTGAGGCTTCAAAAGCTCAGTCGGGCATTCCGGCTCAGATGAATTCCTATCTGAGAATTACAGCTCCCTTCGACGGGATTGTAATGGAGAGGAACGTTTCTGAAGGAGCTCTGGTAGGTGACAACACCGGAGAGCTATTCACACTGGCCCAAACCGACAAATTAAGGCTGACCATAGCGGTTCCGGAAAAGTACTCGCAATCTGTCCACAAAGGAATGAAGGTTAAATTTACGGTGAATAGCCTTCCCGGTGATTCGTTCGAGGCAGTACTGTCCAGATCAGGAAATGTCATTCAAAAAGATGGCAGAGCACTTCTTACAGAATATGATGTGATCAACAATACCGGAAATTTAAATGGTGGAGAATATGCTCAGGTACAACTTCAGCTTCAAAGATCTGATAAATCAGTATGGGTTCCTACGAGTAGCGTTATCCGGACTCAGTCAGGAAATTATGTTTTGAAAGCTGACCATCAGCAGAAAGTTAAACGAGTCGCTGTGGTTGAGGGTATGAGAGTAGATTCCTTGCAGGAAGTTTTTGGAGAAATCGATATAGCAGACAAACTCATCAAAAATGCCTCCGAAGAGCTTAAAGAAGGTTCATGGGTTATATTCAGTTCACCTTAG
- a CDS encoding TolC family protein codes for MRKPWNYLLILFLIISFLHTFAQKTEVKLYQVYNTALERYPGVNERVAAIHAAQLDQKLIKSKQLPQAKLQLQNSFGTLESSSGAFFPLPGMFNINGSTDSDDINTSFNMYGSVLADWEIFSFGKLNAEHQASNLKVQEAVSDLSIYELDLQSLISRLYLKILYNDVRLKWSQDNVSRINEIYKVSKVLAAAGLTPGADTALASSSYYQLLSEEDLLRGKLQASKHQLNEFLSVDLNQKDFSSHRFLTARPHKLATQNQRKHPYLDKLAHQIEYQNLQQKLAERSMLPSVSLLAGLSSRGFSHRRNDGGGWANSFDNQASNYLVGVGLTWNITGLYDKNLEKRRAAELGKMAQSSYQQQELRIDAGVRSASSQISEQIKQVAKTKLGVEKAEQAYLLYRTRYENGLINLTELLQIQLLLQLAEEKQIEAFRGLWEQVIIHSELKADFSNLFEIF; via the coding sequence ATGAGAAAACCTTGGAACTATTTATTGATACTTTTCCTGATTATCAGCTTCTTACATACGTTTGCACAAAAAACTGAAGTCAAACTTTATCAAGTTTATAATACTGCTTTAGAAAGGTATCCGGGTGTCAATGAAAGAGTTGCGGCAATACATGCAGCCCAACTGGACCAGAAACTTATTAAAAGCAAACAACTGCCGCAAGCCAAGCTTCAATTGCAGAATTCATTTGGGACGCTGGAATCATCTTCAGGAGCGTTCTTTCCATTACCTGGTATGTTCAATATTAACGGTAGTACGGATTCAGATGACATCAATACGTCATTTAATATGTACGGCTCTGTCCTTGCCGATTGGGAAATATTTTCCTTTGGTAAACTGAATGCAGAACACCAAGCTTCAAACCTGAAAGTTCAGGAGGCGGTGAGCGATCTTTCAATCTACGAGTTAGACCTGCAAAGTTTGATATCAAGGTTGTATCTAAAAATACTTTACAATGATGTCCGGTTAAAATGGTCGCAAGACAATGTTTCGCGTATCAACGAAATTTATAAAGTTTCAAAGGTGTTGGCAGCTGCAGGCTTGACACCGGGTGCCGACACAGCTCTCGCATCTTCGTCATATTATCAACTTCTTTCAGAAGAAGATCTGCTGCGGGGGAAGCTTCAAGCCAGCAAGCATCAGTTGAATGAATTCCTGTCTGTCGATTTGAACCAAAAGGATTTTTCATCTCATCGATTTTTAACGGCCAGGCCCCATAAACTCGCGACACAAAATCAGCGTAAACATCCCTATCTGGATAAGTTAGCCCATCAGATCGAGTATCAAAATTTACAGCAAAAACTTGCCGAAAGGTCCATGTTGCCATCGGTCTCCTTGTTGGCCGGCCTTTCGTCGAGGGGCTTTAGTCACCGCCGGAATGATGGCGGCGGCTGGGCGAACAGCTTCGACAACCAGGCTAGCAACTATCTGGTCGGTGTAGGTCTGACCTGGAACATTACCGGCCTGTATGATAAAAACCTGGAGAAGAGAAGGGCCGCTGAACTTGGGAAAATGGCCCAGTCGAGCTATCAACAGCAAGAGTTAAGAATAGACGCGGGGGTAAGATCTGCAAGCTCTCAAATTTCAGAACAAATAAAGCAGGTGGCCAAGACCAAACTGGGCGTAGAAAAGGCTGAACAAGCCTATTTGCTATATCGCACGCGCTATGAGAATGGCCTGATCAATTTAACGGAACTGCTACAGATCCAGCTGCTATTGCAACTAGCGGAGGAAAAGCAGATAGAGGCCTTCCGGGGATTATGGGAACAAGTAATTATTCATTCTGAACTCAAAGCAGATTTTAGCAACCTTTTCGAAATATTTTAA
- a CDS encoding efflux RND transporter permease subunit codes for MNIIRFALRRPISIMVAILAITYFSFSAIKNINVDIFPEVELPAIYISMPYGGLTPQYMDGFMANEFQKVLLFVSGVKDIEFKSIQGLTLMKLTFYPGTDMAQSAGEVSTMVSRAMGFLPAGATPPMVVRFDGSSLPIGQLVFESPQRSLNELQNLVITRVRPMFVNVPGVTAPAPFGGNARTIVVKVNPSLMQSYGISAEEVTLAITQNSLPSPAGNVRIGEQNLMSPVNSIANGPEEFLNTPVRINENQTIFIRDIATVEDAGDVTTGYAIVNGQRSIYLPVIKKADASTLDVVENLKSAMPMLKNTLPEDVRISYVFDQSGHIKNSLSTLIFEGILGAILTGLMVFLFLRDPRGALIVVLTIPISLLTAVIALYLMGQTINMMTLSGLALSIGILVDEATVTIENIHQHFEMKKGKARAILDAVLEISIPKLLILLSILAVLIPSFLMTGIPKDMFMPLSIAVGCAMIASFIFSQTFVPIMANWLMKKKPHQRRIAGKRQSGFNRFKIKYTHFIGKIQRRTPLVVSMYVLVAGVLITITGFFIGTDILPTSNEKDLQLRIVAPEGTRLEKTESYVHEITEIIKGEMADGALTISSAYAGLQPSSSPINPIFSFTSASHEAILQISIDKDIYTGHSAGLKDSIRNRVAQRFPEVKINFEPMELVSKIMSQGAMTPVEIKVASRQIQTAGQFAKKIETEMKKVPFLRDVRISEPISYPSLQIEVDRELAAQFGLTMKDVTKVLNLASSSSRFTDKNMWIDPVSGLVFQVQVQFPEQEVTSTEMLMSLPLKSGAARPVLADVATIQRTNIPAQINRQGPNRYVTVLGNIHEKDLGSAAKAVDLAIENAGEVPRGTMLKIEGLLSLLKETMDSLQSGLLIAIVVIFLMMAAYYQSFAISGLLLSVVPAVISGSLLFLLIFGSTLNLQSYMGIIMSIGVSVSNAVLMVNQAEYYRKEFNFSARQAAKWAASSRLRPILMTTIAMVAGMIPIASGFGDGGEQVAPLGQAVIGGLIFSSITTLVVLPNLFSWVQKKAKRSNPSLDPDDPASKYSTPDYSS; via the coding sequence ATGAACATTATACGATTTGCATTAAGAAGGCCGATCAGTATTATGGTAGCGATTCTCGCTATCACCTACTTCTCCTTCTCAGCAATAAAAAACATTAACGTAGACATATTTCCCGAAGTAGAATTGCCTGCAATTTACATTTCGATGCCATATGGAGGTTTGACTCCACAATATATGGATGGGTTTATGGCTAATGAATTCCAAAAAGTTTTACTGTTTGTCAGCGGTGTTAAAGACATCGAATTTAAAAGCATTCAAGGGCTCACATTGATGAAGCTCACCTTCTATCCAGGTACCGACATGGCACAGTCGGCCGGCGAGGTGTCGACCATGGTATCGCGGGCCATGGGGTTTCTGCCGGCAGGAGCAACACCACCTATGGTGGTTCGCTTCGACGGCAGTTCACTTCCGATTGGACAACTTGTGTTTGAAAGCCCACAAAGGTCATTGAACGAACTTCAGAATTTAGTTATAACGCGGGTTCGTCCAATGTTTGTGAATGTTCCCGGCGTAACTGCTCCTGCGCCTTTTGGGGGTAATGCACGCACCATTGTGGTGAAGGTCAATCCTTCCCTTATGCAATCTTACGGCATATCGGCCGAAGAGGTTACGCTGGCGATCACGCAGAACAGCCTTCCCTCTCCTGCCGGTAACGTTCGGATCGGTGAACAGAACTTAATGAGCCCGGTAAACTCCATTGCAAACGGCCCGGAGGAATTCCTAAATACGCCTGTTCGTATTAATGAGAACCAAACCATATTTATCAGGGATATCGCTACCGTTGAGGACGCAGGCGACGTTACCACCGGCTATGCCATTGTTAACGGACAGCGTTCAATTTACTTACCGGTAATCAAAAAGGCTGATGCTTCTACCCTTGATGTAGTAGAAAACTTGAAATCGGCAATGCCCATGCTGAAGAACACGCTTCCCGAAGACGTAAGGATCAGTTATGTATTTGACCAGTCAGGACATATCAAGAACTCTTTGTCCACTTTGATATTTGAAGGGATTCTGGGTGCTATCCTGACGGGTTTAATGGTATTCTTATTTTTAAGAGATCCGAGGGGTGCATTGATTGTCGTTTTGACCATTCCGATTTCTCTGCTCACGGCGGTTATTGCTCTTTATCTGATGGGGCAGACGATTAATATGATGACCTTAAGTGGACTAGCCCTGTCGATCGGAATTCTGGTTGATGAGGCTACCGTAACCATAGAGAACATCCATCAGCATTTTGAAATGAAAAAAGGAAAGGCGCGTGCCATTTTGGATGCGGTGCTGGAGATCTCAATTCCAAAATTGCTGATCTTACTTTCTATCCTGGCTGTTCTGATCCCTTCTTTCCTGATGACAGGCATACCGAAAGATATGTTTATGCCTTTGTCAATTGCCGTGGGCTGTGCCATGATCGCTTCTTTTATCTTCTCACAAACCTTTGTGCCGATTATGGCCAACTGGCTGATGAAGAAAAAGCCACACCAGCGGCGTATTGCTGGCAAAAGACAATCGGGTTTCAACCGGTTCAAAATTAAGTACACGCACTTTATCGGGAAGATTCAAAGGAGAACGCCGCTTGTCGTGTCGATGTATGTGTTGGTGGCCGGAGTCCTGATAACCATCACCGGATTTTTTATTGGTACCGATATCTTACCAACATCCAACGAAAAAGATTTGCAACTGCGGATTGTGGCCCCTGAAGGGACGCGCCTGGAGAAAACGGAATCATATGTGCACGAAATCACCGAAATCATAAAAGGTGAGATGGCGGACGGCGCGTTGACTATCTCTTCTGCATACGCGGGTTTGCAGCCATCTTCTTCACCCATCAATCCCATATTCTCGTTTACGAGCGCTTCTCACGAGGCCATCCTGCAAATCTCGATCGATAAGGACATCTATACCGGTCACAGCGCGGGCTTAAAGGATTCGATAAGAAATCGTGTTGCGCAGCGCTTCCCGGAAGTTAAGATCAATTTTGAACCGATGGAACTGGTATCGAAAATTATGAGCCAGGGAGCAATGACCCCAGTGGAGATAAAGGTCGCTTCCCGTCAGATACAAACAGCCGGGCAGTTCGCTAAAAAAATCGAAACAGAAATGAAAAAGGTTCCGTTTCTGAGAGATGTTCGGATTTCTGAGCCAATAAGCTATCCGAGTCTACAGATTGAAGTGGATCGGGAGCTGGCAGCGCAATTTGGGCTCACGATGAAAGACGTGACTAAAGTGTTAAATCTGGCCAGTTCATCGTCCCGGTTTACGGATAAAAATATGTGGATAGATCCTGTATCAGGACTAGTGTTCCAGGTACAAGTGCAATTTCCGGAACAAGAGGTGACGTCGACGGAGATGCTGATGTCGCTCCCGCTCAAGAGCGGTGCCGCCCGGCCTGTCCTGGCAGACGTAGCGACGATTCAGCGAACTAATATTCCCGCGCAGATAAACCGGCAGGGACCCAACCGATATGTCACCGTTTTGGGTAATATTCACGAAAAAGACCTGGGCTCAGCCGCCAAGGCCGTAGATCTGGCCATTGAAAATGCGGGAGAGGTGCCACGAGGGACGATGTTGAAAATCGAGGGATTGTTGTCTTTGCTAAAAGAAACGATGGATAGCCTTCAAAGTGGGTTACTGATTGCCATTGTGGTAATCTTTCTAATGATGGCAGCTTATTATCAATCCTTTGCGATTTCCGGACTGCTACTATCGGTTGTTCCTGCAGTGATAAGTGGAAGCTTACTGTTTCTGTTGATATTTGGAAGCACGTTGAATCTGCAGTCATATATGGGGATTATCATGTCTATCGGTGTTTCCGTTTCTAACGCGGTGCTGATGGTCAATCAAGCCGAATACTATCGTAAAGAATTTAATTTTTCAGCCAGACAGGCGGCTAAATGGGCAGCGTCTTCCAGATTGAGGCCAATTTTAATGACTACGATCGCCATGGTCGCCGGGATGATACCTATCGCGTCAGGTTTCGGTGATGGCGGAGAGCAGGTAGCTCCCCTGGGGCAGGCAGTTATCGGGGGGTTGATCTTTTCATCCATTACCACGCTTGTTGTATTACCGAACTTATTTAGTTGGGTACAGAAAAAAGCAAAGCGCTCCAATCCGTCCCTAGACCCTGATGACCCTGCAAGCAAATATTCTACGCCTGACTATTCAAGTTAA
- a CDS encoding MBL fold metallo-hydrolase, whose protein sequence is MFFQHVYDKSLAQASYFIGCQAKGEAIVIDPQRDVDVYLSIAKQNNLKITHIAETHIHADFLSGSRELSVVTGANLYLSDEGGEDWQYQFPHTGLLHGNIMKVGNLTLEVLHTPGHTPESISFLLTDHPATVDPVMVFTGDFVFVGDIGRPDLLEKAAGMTGTMEKGAKQMYESIQRFAELPEYVQVWPGHGAGSACGKSLGSVPSSTVGYEKIRNWAFHYQDNEEGFIRYLLEGQPEPPKYFAMMKHLNKVPRPLLIEVPRHPKLTKNQFLTAYNNGLKVIDTRNKLDFAKGFIPGSINIQGNNSLSTWAGWLLNYQEQFLLVAEDSQIEELTRKLMRIGLDNIYGYVSNIEDLDLSLQTADLIDIETFKSLQGKEGVQVVDVRGLNEYDAGHIAGTKHVFVGTFPDNLDKIDPNKHVIIHCQSGDRATIAYSLLKRQGFKNVSNFSGGMKEWVDKENPIV, encoded by the coding sequence ATGTTTTTTCAACACGTATACGACAAGTCTTTAGCACAAGCAAGTTATTTTATTGGTTGTCAGGCTAAAGGCGAAGCAATTGTTATCGATCCACAACGAGATGTTGACGTTTATTTGTCGATAGCCAAACAAAACAATCTCAAGATAACCCATATTGCAGAAACACACATCCATGCCGATTTTCTTAGCGGCTCAAGAGAACTTTCTGTTGTGACAGGTGCAAATCTCTATTTGTCTGATGAGGGCGGAGAAGATTGGCAATATCAATTCCCGCATACAGGCCTACTTCATGGAAATATCATGAAAGTCGGAAATCTGACTTTAGAGGTATTGCATACACCGGGGCATACCCCTGAGAGCATCAGCTTTTTATTAACTGATCATCCTGCAACTGTAGACCCCGTTATGGTATTCACGGGAGATTTTGTATTTGTGGGCGATATTGGGCGTCCCGATCTACTCGAAAAAGCCGCTGGAATGACAGGAACGATGGAAAAGGGAGCCAAACAAATGTATGAATCTATACAACGGTTTGCCGAGCTACCTGAGTATGTTCAAGTATGGCCGGGACATGGTGCGGGTTCTGCTTGCGGAAAATCGTTAGGCTCAGTACCCAGTTCAACTGTAGGATACGAAAAGATACGTAACTGGGCATTTCATTATCAAGATAATGAGGAAGGATTTATCCGTTATTTATTGGAAGGTCAACCCGAACCTCCCAAGTACTTTGCCATGATGAAACATCTTAATAAGGTGCCACGCCCCTTATTGATCGAGGTTCCTAGACACCCCAAATTAACTAAAAATCAGTTTTTAACCGCTTATAACAATGGCCTGAAGGTAATTGATACCCGGAATAAACTTGATTTCGCAAAAGGATTTATTCCCGGTAGTATTAATATCCAGGGGAACAATTCACTTTCAACCTGGGCCGGATGGCTGCTAAATTATCAGGAACAGTTTTTATTAGTGGCTGAGGATAGTCAGATCGAAGAGTTGACTCGTAAATTGATGCGCATTGGTCTGGACAATATTTATGGATACGTCTCCAATATCGAGGATTTGGATTTGAGTTTACAAACCGCTGATCTCATTGATATAGAAACTTTTAAGTCCCTGCAGGGGAAAGAAGGCGTTCAGGTTGTGGATGTTCGTGGACTTAACGAATATGATGCGGGTCATATTGCGGGCACAAAACATGTGTTCGTAGGAACGTTTCCGGACAATCTTGACAAAATAGATCCCAACAAACATGTGATAATTCATTGCCAAAGTGGAGACCGGGCTACGATTGCTTATTCTTTATTAAAGAGGCAGGGTTTTAAAAACGTTTCAAATTTTTCTGGAGGAATGAAGGAATGGGTAGATAAAGAAAACCCCATTGTTTAA
- a CDS encoding bifunctional alpha/beta hydrolase/OsmC family protein — translation MRRSKVFFKNSNNEQLVGYLDLPIEGKPHTFALFAHCFTCTKNLKAVGNISNALTQAGIGVLRFDFTGLGESDGDFSDTDFSGNVEDLEVAADFLKQNYQAPALIIGHSLGGAAALIAASRIDSINAVATIAAPSKPEHVTHLFEESLEEIQKKGKAKVQLEGRPFTIKKNFVDDLINQTLLEKVKKLKKPLLIFHSPQDMTVDIENAENIYKAAFHPKSFVSLEGANHLLTDKRDSLYVGKVIAEWAFRYLTIPEEQNLISQSQVAASLDKTELFTTTMKLGNHSFLADEPTQFGGNNLGPSPYEYLSGALAACKSMTVQMYARRKKWDVENITVHIDHSRQHVVDCEQSENNAAKIDTFHCKISLEGDLTEEQEIRLLEIADRCPVHKTLSNKIQIISQLSNPRP, via the coding sequence ATGAGGCGAAGTAAAGTTTTTTTTAAAAATAGCAATAATGAGCAATTGGTTGGGTACCTGGATCTACCCATTGAAGGAAAGCCACACACCTTTGCATTATTTGCTCATTGTTTTACTTGCACAAAAAACCTGAAAGCAGTTGGTAATATAAGCAATGCACTGACGCAAGCGGGTATCGGGGTTCTTCGTTTCGATTTTACAGGTCTGGGAGAAAGCGATGGTGATTTCTCAGATACTGACTTTTCAGGAAATGTGGAGGATCTGGAAGTGGCGGCAGATTTTTTAAAGCAAAACTATCAGGCTCCGGCCTTAATTATTGGACATTCGCTCGGCGGTGCTGCAGCTCTGATTGCTGCTTCAAGGATTGATTCAATCAATGCAGTTGCTACCATTGCCGCACCAAGTAAACCAGAGCATGTCACCCATTTGTTTGAGGAGAGCTTGGAAGAAATACAAAAGAAAGGTAAAGCCAAAGTACAGTTGGAAGGGAGGCCGTTTACTATTAAAAAAAACTTTGTCGATGATTTAATTAATCAGACACTTTTAGAAAAAGTAAAAAAGTTAAAGAAACCCTTGTTGATATTTCATTCCCCACAAGACATGACCGTGGATATTGAAAATGCCGAAAACATCTACAAAGCTGCATTCCACCCCAAAAGTTTTGTATCACTAGAAGGGGCAAATCATTTGTTAACCGACAAACGAGACTCTCTTTATGTCGGTAAAGTAATTGCTGAATGGGCATTTAGATACCTTACTATTCCTGAAGAACAAAATCTGATCAGCCAAAGTCAGGTAGCAGCTTCTTTGGATAAAACAGAACTATTTACCACTACCATGAAACTTGGTAATCATTCCTTTTTGGCAGATGAGCCTACTCAGTTTGGTGGAAATAACTTAGGTCCCTCGCCCTATGAGTATCTCTCGGGGGCTTTAGCTGCCTGTAAATCCATGACTGTTCAAATGTACGCAAGAAGAAAAAAGTGGGATGTAGAAAATATCACCGTACATATAGACCATTCACGACAGCACGTCGTTGATTGTGAGCAGTCAGAAAATAACGCCGCTAAAATAGATACCTTTCACTGCAAAATTTCCCTGGAAGGTGATTTAACCGAAGAACAGGAAATCCGGTTATTGGAAATTGCTGATCGCTGTCCCGTACATAAAACATTGAGTAATAAAATTCAGATAATTAGCCAGCTTTCTAATCCCAGGCCTTAG